Sequence from the Fibrobacter sp. UWB2 genome:
ATGCAGCTGTTCCTGAACCTCTCCATCCCAATCTTGTTCCTTGCGAGCTTTAGTTGGCCGAGCTATTTGATGCCGAGCTGGATGGTGGGGCTTTCGTACATTCTGCCGAGTACATTTGCCGTACCCGCATGGCTCTCGATTGAACAGATGGGCGGTGACATTTACGATGTGGCGCCTAAGCTTTATCTGCTAGCGATACAGGCGGTCATCTACTTCGTGCTGGGCATGTTCCTCACGCATTTGCGCGACAAGAGCAAGTTCACCACTGGCGATATGTAAAAACCGCCGATAATAAGCAAAAAAGAGTGACGAAATCACAGTCGCTTTCGCCATTCTTTTTGTAAATTGGATAGTGAAATTAAGGAACTAAAATTATGATGTTCGACCCTTTATACATGATGATTCTCGTGGTGACGCTCGTGCTTTCGGGCGCCGTTTCCCTGTTGGTCAAGAAGCGCTTTGCCGCTGGCCAAAAAGTCACAATTTCTAGCGGCCTCACCGGTGCCGATGTCGCCAAGGCTATCCTTATGGAAGCGGGCATTACCGATGTGAAAATCCTCAAGCACCAGGGCTTCCTTTCGGACCATTACAATCCGCTGAACAAGACGCTCAACCTGTCGCCCGAAGTCTATTCCGGCCGCAATGCAAGTGCCGCAGGCGTTGCCGCTCACGAAGTCGGTCACGCTATCCAGCATGCTGAAGGCTACTTCCCGCTGTGGCTCCGTTCTGCCATTGTGCCTGCCGCCAACATCGGTTCTAATCTTGGACCGTGGCTCGTGATTATCGGCATTATGCTTATGGGCATGGGCAAGGCTCTTGGCCAGTCTCTCGCGGTTGTCGGTGTGGTGCTCTTTGCGCTTGCAACTCTCTTTACGCTCGTGACCGTGCCTGTGGAATTTGACGCTTCTGCACGTGCCAAGAAGGCTCTTGCCCGCATGGAAGTCGTTGCCGCAGGTCGCGAATACAATACCGTCTCTGGCGTGCTCTTTGCCGCAGGCCTCACGTATGTTGCCGCTGCAATCTCGTCTATCTTGCAGTTGCTCTACTGGGCATACCGCGCGGGGCTCCTCGGCGGTCGCAACGACGATTAACGATCAATCTTAAGCCTCGCTTCGGCGGGGCTTTTTTTGTTGATTTTGCGGCAAAATTCGCCAATATTGAATAATTTGGAGTATCTGCTAAATTCTTTTTGTCCTTTTCTAAAGAAAAAGCGATATCTTTATAAGGAGAAACATTTTCTAGGGAGCAAAAATGGAATACCAGAATATTGATATTAGTACCTGGACGCAGGTAGGTGAGGGCGGTAACGGGAAAACTTATGTGCATCCCGGTCATCCTGATTTCCTCTTGAAAGTGAATAACCCGCCTCGTTGTGATGAGGCAACCGTAAAGCAAGAACGTGACGCAGCCCAGCATGTCTTTGATTTGGGAATCCCGACTCCTCGTATGTTCGATATGGTGCGTGTGGGGGATGGTTACGGTCAGCTCGTAGAAATCATTAAGGGAAAAAAGTCTCTTTCGCGTATTTGCTCCGATGATCCGTCACGCATCAGTGAAATGGCTAAGTTGCTTGCTTCATTGGGCCTGCAACTGCACGCCTTGCCTTGCGATACGGAGTTTTTCCCAAGTCGCAAGGATCTTGCCCTGAAGGGTATCGATGCGTCTGATTTTGTTGCAGATGATGATAGAGAAAAAATGCGGGCGTTTGTTCAGAGTATAGAAGACGAGAAAACCTGCTTGCATGGTGATTTCCAGATGGGCAACCTGATTATTTCTGCCGATGGTAAACCTTATTGGATTGATCTTGGCTGGTTTAGTCACGGTTCGCCAATGTTCGATATAGGGCATTTTTTCATGACTTGCCAAGTTTATTCTCAGTTCCCGGCAGCGCAGGATATTTTCCACATGTCGCAGGAACAGTTGAAAAACTTCTGGAATGCGTTTGCTGAGGCCTACACGGGGAATAAGGACATTTCCGCCTTCACTGCTCTTGCTGGCAAGTTTGCACCTTTGGATGCTTGTATCCGTTCAATCTTGATGCCGACTCCTGAAGCTTATAAGAAGTTGTTTGCAGGATTGGTTCATTCCCTAGTCGAAAAGTTTTATTAAGAGAGGTTGTTATGTCTGAAGAAGTTGAAAAAATCAATTTAGATGATTATGTAGCGACGGGAGAAGGCGCAACAGCAGTCTCGTACACGCACAAGACTCGCGATACGATTGCGAAACTTTATCACCCCGGATTCGAAGCGGACTGTGCTAAAAAAGATTTTTTGACATCTTGCACTGCTTTTGCTTTGGGGGTTCCGACTCCAAAACCAATTCGCTTGATAACGGATGGCGAACGCTTTGGTGCTGAATATGAACTTATCCGGAACAAACGCTCTTTTTCGAGAATTATTTCAGAAGAGCCGGGTCGTTTGCAAGAGCTTTCTTTGATATTTGCAGAAATGGCTAAGAAACTCCATTCGACGAAAGCGGATACGACGAAGCTTGTGTCTACAAAGGAAAAATTCCGTCGCTTTTACCTTGAAAAGGCTGTAGTTCCTGACTTTTACAAGCAAAAGGCCTTGGCTTTTATCGATACGGTTCCCGATACTCCGTATTGTCTTCATGGCGATTTGCAAATCAGCAATGTCATTACCGATGGAGCGCGAACGCTCTGGATTGATATGGGTGATTTCGGCTACGGTGACCCTGGTTGGGATTTGGGTATGTTGTGGAGCATGACGCACAGAATGGATGAGCAAAAGGCGGATCTTGTTTTCCACATGAATAAAGAAGCGCTTTTGGCTCATTGGAACATTTTCTTCCCTGCTTATTTGGGAACGACAGACCCGCAGAAAATCGCGGAAGCCACGAAACGGATTTTGCCGTTTGCAGCAGTCAAGATTCCTTATATGTTCTATATCGCAAAGCATTTCACTTTGCCGGATGAAGCCTACCCGTATATCGCCAAACTGTTTGGATAAAGTTTATTCAATATTTTTGCACGTAATTTGTTTTGAAATACACAACTTTAATAATTGTTTCTATTTTATATAAATAGAACGGAGTTTTGTAATGGGAATCGAATTTGGAGTGTTGAAACGTGAAGAGCTAAGCGATGCTGTGGAACTTTCGTTTCGGGCCTATGAATACTATGAGTATTTTTTTAATTTTTTCCCGGATTTGGGCTTGAGGCATAAGGTGATACGGTCCGTTTTGTACGGAACGTGGCGTGCGGTTATGCAAAAGTCCCATTTCTTGACGGTAAAAATTGACGGGAAAATTGTAGGCTTGGCAGTGCTCGAAGATCCGCATTACAAGAAACCGTCGGATTTACAGTTCCTACTTCATGGCTGGTGGAATGTCTATTTTAGCGCAGGCATAAAACGTGTGAATGCTTGGGTTAATATGGATGAAACAGCAGGGACTCCATGTCATGATTACCAGCACAATGGCGAAAATATTTGGTATTGCAGTTCGTTGACAGTGGACCCGCCATATCAAGGAAAGGGTGTTGGTACACAGCTTGTTGCGTTTATGGAAGAATACATTCGTGAACATGGAGGTAAGCAACTGACTTTGTTCACAAACTCAGAGAAAAATCTTGCGTTCTATAAGAAGAATAATTTTGAGGTTTTTGATGAACGCGATATTGCTGTCCGAGATGGCTTGAAAATGAGAAGCTGGAGCGTTAAAAAATCGCTTTAGCGCTATCATGAAAAATTAATCTTTGCCAGCTCCGTAGACTACGGGGCCTTCTTCGTCATCATCATCGTCGCCATGCTCGGCGAGGTAAGCCTGGTATTCTTCGTCTGTCATTCCGCCTTCTTCATCTTCGGGCATGAAGGATTTGCGCTCGGACTTTTTCGCAGGCTTGTTTTCTGTTTGCTTTTCCAGATTCGTCGGAGATGCCGTGGACTTTGATTCTTCTTTGCGGCTTGCGCGAGCGCTGCGGTTCAAGTAGGCGATGTATTCCTCGTCTGTCATTTCGTTGCCGAAACTGTAAGAGGAATAACGGTCTTCTTCTGGTTCGGCCGAACCGTAAGAGGACGTGCTGCGCGAATCCGCGGAGATCGGCTGCGTGGCGCTTGTTTGTGCCTGCGTTGAGCTTGTAGTTGATTGCGCGGATGTTGCAGCGGATTGTGCGTTGTTAGACTGCGCGGAACTTGCGTTGTTGTAGAATGCTTGGGCCTTTTGCATAAAGGCGGCAAACTCTTCATCGCTCATCTGCTGGACAGACTGCTCGTTCAAACCTTGGAATGAACTTTCTGCACTGGAATCGTCCGAACTTTCGGTGGTCTCTTCCGTTACGGATTCTGCTTCACCGGATTCAATTTCATCTTCATCAAGATTTTCTTCTTCAAGTTCTTCGACGAGTTCATCTACCGGTTCGAATGTGTGGGCGCGTTCTTCGGAATCGTCATCGTCGTTAGCGCCGAATTCAGGAATTGAACTCTTGCTAAGTACTGGAGCTTCGTCCTCGCTAGCGGACATTTCTGCACTTTCCAAAGTTGCGGACTGCGCGGCTTCTTGAGCCGAAACTGCTTCCGTATTTTCGACCGGGGCCGCAGCGTTGTCATTTGCAGTAGCGGCATTTTGGCTCGGTGCGGTTTCTGCGTTTTCTGGAGTTGTGGGCTGTTGGGCGGTGTCTCCAGCGGGTGCGCTTGCTGCCTGCTGTGCACCTTCGGCGGCGTCCGCTTCCGCAATCATATCGGCAAACGGATTGTCCTGCACTTCGGAAATATCTTCGCGACCTTCGAGCATGGCATTGAGGTCTTCGTCCGTAACGTTCCTGCCACGCTCCGTCCAAAGGACGGCTTCGCGCATCGTAGCGGCAAGGTCGCCCACGCTCTTTTCCTTGGAACGCGCGATTGCCTGGCTGCGGATTGTTTCCACAAGCCCTGCCTTGACTTCGGGATCCTTGCTGAAGAACACGGTCTCGTGCGCCATTTCGTCGGCGTACTCGGGATTGTTCTTCTTGCGGTAAATCCAAATCGGTCCGAAAAGCTCACTCTGACGGAAAACGATATCGTCCGTCTTGATCATTTCGAGCATAGCCATGAACGTCACCGCCGCGACAATCGGGTGTGAATCGTTATCGAGCAAGTCTTCAAAAAGCGCACGTCCATGCACATTCAAGAAGTTGTTGATGGCCTGCTGACGGTCCTGAATGGTCACGTAGTCCAATTCAATATGGTGGATCGTCTCGGAAATCTTTGTCTTTAAGCTCTTTTGGTAAGCGCGGAAAAGCTGCCAGATGTTTGCATCGGCGAGCGTGTCGTCGTCGCTCTGCGTCTTTTCGAGGCGTCCACGGGAGTACGTTCCGAAGTTCTTCGCTTCCATTTCCTGGAGGCCACTGGCGACCTGCTTGAAACGCTGGTATTCCAACATTTCCTTCATGAGCTTTTCGCGGTCTTCGTTGTATTCCTCTTCCATCTCCGGATCGCGTTCTTCGGCCGGGAGCAACTCCTGCACCTTGAGCGCCATCAAGCGGCTTGCCATAAACAAGAAGTCGCCTGCCTTGGAAAGGTCTGTTTCGGAATATTCGTTCACCCACTTGAGAAAGTCGTCTGCGATTTCTGCAATGGGGATCTGGTCCAGCGTCATTTCCTTTTTCTGAACGAGATAGACAAGCAAATCCATCGGCCCGTTAAACGAACCGATTTTTACTTCGTAGTCTTCTTGCTCAAGAACTTCGGAATCAACCATTGTGTGGTAAATGTAGTAATTGAACGCGAGTTACTAGTTCTAAGTTCCTAGTTACTAGGGCGACTGCGTCGCAGTTAACAGTTCAAAGTTATCAGTTACTGAGATTGCTTTGCAACAATTTCAAGTTTGGAGTTGCTAGACATTTATTCTCTAGTAACTAATAACTAGTATCTAGTAACTGCGGCTTCGCCGCACTATTCCACCGTCACGCTCTTGGCGAGGTTTCTTGGCTGGTCCACGTCGTTTCCGCGCAACACGGCGATGTGGTAGGCGAGCAACTGGAGCGGGATGCAGGTGAGAATCGGCATGAGCATCGGGCGAGTCTTCGGGACCGTGATGATATGGTCGGCGATTTCGTCGAGCGGGTGGCAGTCTTCCGTCGTGACGGCGATGACCTTGCCGCCGCGAGCCTTGATTTCGCGGATGTTGCTGATGATCTTGTCGAAGAGCGAATCCTTCGGGGCAATGACCACGACCGGCATGTTTTCGTCGATGAGGGCAATCGGACCGTGCTTCATTTCTGCAGCGGGGTAGCCTTCAGCGTGGATGTAGCTGATTTCCTTGAGCTTCAAAGCACCTTCCATGGCGACCGGGTAGCAGAAGTGGCGACCGAGGTACAAGAAGTTGTTTGCCTTGCAGAGCGTCTTGGCAATTTCGGCGATGCTGTCGGAGAGCTTGAGCGTTTCCGTCACGAGGTCCGGAAGTTCCAAGAGGTCCTTCACGATGTCGGCGCCAGTTTCAAAGCTGAGTCTGCGCTGGCGGCCGAGCAAGAGGGCGATCATGGCGAGCACGGTCACCTGGCTTGTGAATGCCTTGGTGCTGGCCACGCCGATTTCCGGACCGGCGTGCAAGTAGACGCCGCCATCGCTTGTACGTGCAATTGTAGAGCCGACACCGTTACAGATGGCGAGTGCGGTCGCGCCTTTCTGCTGGGCTTCGCGGAGAGCGGCGAGCGTATCTGCCGTTTCACCAGACTGGCTGATGGCAATCACGAGAGTGCCCGGCTTGATAATCGGGTTTCTGTAGCGGAATTCCGAAGCGTATTCGACTTCGACCGGAACGCCAGCCAAGTCTTCGATCATGTATTCACCGACCATGCCTGCATAGTAGCTCGTGCCGCAGGCGGTGATGATGATGCGGTTGATGTTACGGAGTTCCTTGATGTTCGTGTCGAGGCCGGCGAGCTTGGCGTTACCTTCGGCGGTGAGCAAACGGCCGCGCATAGTATTGCGGAGCACTTCGGGCTGTTCGAAAATTTCCTTGAGCATGAAGTGCGGGAATCCGCCCTTGGCGACTGCGTCGGCGTCAAATTCCACGTCCTGGACTTCGCGCTGCACTTCGTGGCTGCTCATGTTCACGATGGAATAGCCGCCGTCCTTGATTTGGACAACGTCATTGTCATCGAGGTAAACAACTTTTTGCGTGTGGTTGATGATGGCGGAAACGTCACTCGCGAGGTAGAAATCGCCATCGTTTCCGATACCCAAAATGAGCGGACTTCCGCGGCGGGCGCCAATCAAGACGTTCGGTTCGTCACTGCAGACAACGCCAAGGCCAAAAGTACCTTCAATCTGCTTGAGAGCCTTGAGTACGGCGGACTTGAGGTCGCCATTGTAATAGCGGGCAATCAGGTGGGCTACGACTTCAGTATCGGTTTCAGACTTGAATTCGATGCCTTCAGAGATGAGCTTAGCCTTGAGGCTTGCATAGTTTTCGATGATGCCGTTGTGGACTATCGAAATCTTTCCATCATAGCTTGTGTGCGGGTGTGCGTTTGTTTCGGTGGGGGCACCATGGGTGGCCCAACGCGTGTGGGCGATACCGACAGAACCCTTGAGCGGAGTATTCTTGAGTTTGTCTTCGAGAGCCTTGATTTTACCGGAGGCACGGACGACTTTTATCTGGTTATTGTCGATAACGGCTACACCTGAGCTATCGTAGCCACGGTATTCCATTTTCTTGAGACCTTCGACGAGGACGGGTAATGCTTCACCTTTGCCGTTATATCCAATAATTCCGCACATAGTAATCCTGATATTATATATTTCTTGCGGAAAATATACTAAATGTAATGGTAAAAAGAAAATTATTGTAAGCTTTATGGGGATTGTTTTACTATTTTAAGAACGTCTATTTTTTCATAGAGGATAAACATGAAGACTAAAATGCTTATTGCAGCTGGCGCTCTTGCCATGCTTATGACCGGTTGTGAACCGTGCAAAACCGCATCTGCCGAAAAGACTTCGCTTGTGACCGAAAAGGACAAGTACAGCTACGCTCTCGGTGCTCATTTCGGTAACCAGGCACGCTTCCAGCTCGTGACTCGCGACTCCATCGATCTCGACCTCGACCTCTTCATCCAGGCTTTCAAGGAACGCTACAATAGCGATTCTGCAAAGTACTTGATGAACGACTCTGTCATCATGGAAACGCTCAACAAGCTTTCTGCTGACCGCCAGGCCGAAAAGATGAAAAAGGACAGCCTCGCTGCCGAAAAGAACAAGGCCGAAGGCGAAGCATTCCTCGCTCAGAACAAGACTGCTGAAGGCGTCGTGACTACGCAGAGCGGTCTCCAGTACAAGATTATTACCGAAGGTCAGGGGGCAACCCCGACGGACGAAGACAAGGTCAAGGTCCACTACACCGGTACGCTCCTCGATGGCACCAAGTTCGATAGCTCTGTCGATCGTGGCCAGCCGCTCGAATTCCCGGTCACTGCCGTTATCGCAGGTTGGACTGAAATGCTCAAGCTCATGAAGGTTGGCGAAAAGGTCACCGCATGGATCCCGAGCGACCTCGCTTACGGTCCGCGTGGCAACCGTGCTATCCCGGGCAACTCTGTCCTCAAGTTCGAAATGGAACTTTTGGAAGTGATTCCGCCTGCAAAGCCGGTCGAAGAACAGAAGCCTGCTGCAAAGCCGGCCAAGCCTGCTAAGGCTGCCAAGAAGGCTGCTGCTCAGCAGTAATCTTAAGCAATCCGCTTAATTTTAGATACCTCGCGCCCACCCGCGCGGGGTATTTTTTATCTTTGCTTTTGAAATTTTAAGAGCGGGTGCTTATGTCTAGAATCTTCTTTTTGTTGTGCGTTATTGCTATTGCACTTACCGGATGTAACGAACAGAAAAAAATCGATGCGCTGACGCAAGAAAATGCAAGGCTTGTCGCTGCGGCCGATTCCTTGAAGATTCTCATAGCAAAAGCTCAGGGCGAAACCTCGAAGTGGCTCGTGAAAAACGATACCGTTCGTGCGGGAGACGGCCTTTTCCAGGTGCTTTACCGCATGAACATCAACGAAAAGGAACGCGGCAAGATTGTGCTTGCCTTGCAGGACTCCGTTGAACTTGCAGCGCTTCGCGTGGGGCAAGTGTTCTATGCCGCTCTCGATACCGCAGGCGAAGTCCAGCGTTTCCGCTTTGCGCCGAACCCGGCAACGGTCCACATGTTGAGCAAGGTCGATTCCGGTTTTGCCTATAGCCGTATCGACAAACCTGTAACGATCCGTCAGTCCGTTTTCGAAGGCGCCCTGGAAAACGGGAGCACGCTGAGCGGCATCTTGCACAAGGTCGGCATTCCTGGCCGCATGGTGGGAGTCGTGAGCGCCGTTTTGCAGTGCAAGGTCTCTTTCCAGCTTGCACGCCCGGGTGACAAGTTCCGCATTTTGCTCGAAGAAAAGTTCTATCAGGATTCCATCTGGATTAGCGGCAAGGTGCTTTACGCTGAATTTAACGGTTACACGGTTGGTCATCATGAAGCTTTCCGCTACGAAGACCCGGATCCGAAGAGTACGTTTAATGCCCACTACACTGAAAAGGGCGAGGCTCTCATTTTCGAAGGTCTCCGCTACCCGCTCGACCGTTTGCATATCACAAGCCCCTATGGTGCGCGCATCCACCCGATTACGGGCCGTCGCACGGTGCATCACGGTATCGACTACGGTAGCCCCAAGGGTTCTCCGGTCTATGCGGTTGCTGCTGGTGTCGTGACGGTTTCGGGTTACGATGACTTGAGCGGTAACAAGATTGCGATTCGCCACAGGGACAATACCGAAAGCTGGTACATGCACCTCTCCGTGCGTGGCGTGAACGTCGGTGCGAAGGTTGCTCCGCGTCAAGTTATCGGTAAGGTGGGTTCTACTGGCCGCAGCACGGGCCCGCATTTGCATTTAGGCTTCAAGGATAATCGTGGCAACTGGATGAACCCGGCCAAGAAGACTATGATTGCTACGCCGAAGCTCGAAGGCAATCGTATGGCCCGCCTCAAAAAGCAAGTGGCCGATATCCGCAAGGAAATTGAACTTACGCTTGCATCGCCGGCCGTCAAGGTCAACGATACGGACGTCATGGTCCGTATGCGCGTGCTGAAGTAAGCGCGGTTTAGCCGCAGTTGCTTACCAAATAAATCTTCTATACTCTTCAGGTAAAAGGTAGAATCCTGGCATGGTGTCGGGTTCTACAGCTGCTTTGGCAAAATGTCCGGTGTTTACGGTTCCGTAGCCGGCGACTCGAATGTAATTTTGATCTTTGGCGAGTGCAAGCGCTTTTTCGAGTGCCAGGTCGTTATCGCTTATCGCAAAATCAGGTGCAATGCCGTATTTGTGATAAGTTGTTTTTTGTTTGTCTATAATTTTCATGGATGTGATTGAGACCAACGACATTGACGGGGTGAAGAATCGTGATTGTCCAATTCCTTTTCCGTAAGTGGTTGTCCCGATGACCGGATATTTCTTGTTTGTCGTGACGCTTGCAAGCATCAGTTCTGAGCAACTTGCGGTCTTTTCGTTTGCGAGGAATACAAAATAACGGTCCTTTGCGATTCCGTCGGTCTTGTTGAAGAAATATAATGTATCGATAACCTGTTTTTTATGGATTGTATCGGGGAGCGCCCTAATGACTCCTATCGCTGTGTCGTTCTTAGAAAGAAACTCTTGCGCCATGGGGATGCAATGGTCCATGTCTCCGCCGCCATTATTGCGCAAGTCAATAATGGTAGTTCTGTATTTTTCGGTTTCATGGAGGGCTTCGACAAATTCCGCGTATGTGCCGGAGTCGTTGGATGTATACGCCGTAAATTCCTTTATTTTAATGATGGGGATGGAATCCTCGAAGGTCGTTTCTACTGTTGGCGTGAGGTAGGATTCGATTTCGACTGGAATGGTTTGGGTGGTGGAGTCTCGTTTGATTGTGAAGGTGATGGTGTCGCCTTCGCTTGCGATAGAGAGCCTTTGGAAAACGATGTCATTTGTTAT
This genomic interval carries:
- a CDS encoding zinc metallopeptidase; this encodes MMFDPLYMMILVVTLVLSGAVSLLVKKRFAAGQKVTISSGLTGADVAKAILMEAGITDVKILKHQGFLSDHYNPLNKTLNLSPEVYSGRNASAAGVAAHEVGHAIQHAEGYFPLWLRSAIVPAANIGSNLGPWLVIIGIMLMGMGKALGQSLAVVGVVLFALATLFTLVTVPVEFDASARAKKALARMEVVAAGREYNTVSGVLFAAGLTYVAAAISSILQLLYWAYRAGLLGGRNDD
- a CDS encoding TIGR02172 family protein, encoding MEYQNIDISTWTQVGEGGNGKTYVHPGHPDFLLKVNNPPRCDEATVKQERDAAQHVFDLGIPTPRMFDMVRVGDGYGQLVEIIKGKKSLSRICSDDPSRISEMAKLLASLGLQLHALPCDTEFFPSRKDLALKGIDASDFVADDDREKMRAFVQSIEDEKTCLHGDFQMGNLIISADGKPYWIDLGWFSHGSPMFDIGHFFMTCQVYSQFPAAQDIFHMSQEQLKNFWNAFAEAYTGNKDISAFTALAGKFAPLDACIRSILMPTPEAYKKLFAGLVHSLVEKFY
- a CDS encoding TIGR02172 family protein, which encodes MSEEVEKINLDDYVATGEGATAVSYTHKTRDTIAKLYHPGFEADCAKKDFLTSCTAFALGVPTPKPIRLITDGERFGAEYELIRNKRSFSRIISEEPGRLQELSLIFAEMAKKLHSTKADTTKLVSTKEKFRRFYLEKAVVPDFYKQKALAFIDTVPDTPYCLHGDLQISNVITDGARTLWIDMGDFGYGDPGWDLGMLWSMTHRMDEQKADLVFHMNKEALLAHWNIFFPAYLGTTDPQKIAEATKRILPFAAVKIPYMFYIAKHFTLPDEAYPYIAKLFG
- a CDS encoding N-acetyltransferase, with translation MGIEFGVLKREELSDAVELSFRAYEYYEYFFNFFPDLGLRHKVIRSVLYGTWRAVMQKSHFLTVKIDGKIVGLAVLEDPHYKKPSDLQFLLHGWWNVYFSAGIKRVNAWVNMDETAGTPCHDYQHNGENIWYCSSLTVDPPYQGKGVGTQLVAFMEEYIREHGGKQLTLFTNSEKNLAFYKKNNFEVFDERDIAVRDGLKMRSWSVKKSL
- a CDS encoding ScpA family protein; protein product: MVDSEVLEQEDYEVKIGSFNGPMDLLVYLVQKKEMTLDQIPIAEIADDFLKWVNEYSETDLSKAGDFLFMASRLMALKVQELLPAEERDPEMEEEYNEDREKLMKEMLEYQRFKQVASGLQEMEAKNFGTYSRGRLEKTQSDDDTLADANIWQLFRAYQKSLKTKISETIHHIELDYVTIQDRQQAINNFLNVHGRALFEDLLDNDSHPIVAAVTFMAMLEMIKTDDIVFRQSELFGPIWIYRKKNNPEYADEMAHETVFFSKDPEVKAGLVETIRSQAIARSKEKSVGDLAATMREAVLWTERGRNVTDEDLNAMLEGREDISEVQDNPFADMIAEADAAEGAQQAASAPAGDTAQQPTTPENAETAPSQNAATANDNAAAPVENTEAVSAQEAAQSATLESAEMSASEDEAPVLSKSSIPEFGANDDDDSEERAHTFEPVDELVEELEEENLDEDEIESGEAESVTEETTESSDDSSAESSFQGLNEQSVQQMSDEEFAAFMQKAQAFYNNASSAQSNNAQSAATSAQSTTSSTQAQTSATQPISADSRSTSSYGSAEPEEDRYSSYSFGNEMTDEEYIAYLNRSARASRKEESKSTASPTNLEKQTENKPAKKSERKSFMPEDEEGGMTDEEYQAYLAEHGDDDDDEEGPVVYGAGKD
- the glmS gene encoding glutamine--fructose-6-phosphate transaminase (isomerizing) — translated: MCGIIGYNGKGEALPVLVEGLKKMEYRGYDSSGVAVIDNNQIKVVRASGKIKALEDKLKNTPLKGSVGIAHTRWATHGAPTETNAHPHTSYDGKISIVHNGIIENYASLKAKLISEGIEFKSETDTEVVAHLIARYYNGDLKSAVLKALKQIEGTFGLGVVCSDEPNVLIGARRGSPLILGIGNDGDFYLASDVSAIINHTQKVVYLDDNDVVQIKDGGYSIVNMSSHEVQREVQDVEFDADAVAKGGFPHFMLKEIFEQPEVLRNTMRGRLLTAEGNAKLAGLDTNIKELRNINRIIITACGTSYYAGMVGEYMIEDLAGVPVEVEYASEFRYRNPIIKPGTLVIAISQSGETADTLAALREAQQKGATALAICNGVGSTIARTSDGGVYLHAGPEIGVASTKAFTSQVTVLAMIALLLGRQRRLSFETGADIVKDLLELPDLVTETLKLSDSIAEIAKTLCKANNFLYLGRHFCYPVAMEGALKLKEISYIHAEGYPAAEMKHGPIALIDENMPVVVIAPKDSLFDKIISNIREIKARGGKVIAVTTEDCHPLDEIADHIITVPKTRPMLMPILTCIPLQLLAYHIAVLRGNDVDQPRNLAKSVTVE
- a CDS encoding FKBP-type peptidyl-prolyl cis-trans isomerase, whose protein sequence is MKTKMLIAAGALAMLMTGCEPCKTASAEKTSLVTEKDKYSYALGAHFGNQARFQLVTRDSIDLDLDLFIQAFKERYNSDSAKYLMNDSVIMETLNKLSADRQAEKMKKDSLAAEKNKAEGEAFLAQNKTAEGVVTTQSGLQYKIITEGQGATPTDEDKVKVHYTGTLLDGTKFDSSVDRGQPLEFPVTAVIAGWTEMLKLMKVGEKVTAWIPSDLAYGPRGNRAIPGNSVLKFEMELLEVIPPAKPVEEQKPAAKPAKPAKAAKKAAAQQ
- a CDS encoding M23 family metallopeptidase translates to MSRIFFLLCVIAIALTGCNEQKKIDALTQENARLVAAADSLKILIAKAQGETSKWLVKNDTVRAGDGLFQVLYRMNINEKERGKIVLALQDSVELAALRVGQVFYAALDTAGEVQRFRFAPNPATVHMLSKVDSGFAYSRIDKPVTIRQSVFEGALENGSTLSGILHKVGIPGRMVGVVSAVLQCKVSFQLARPGDKFRILLEEKFYQDSIWISGKVLYAEFNGYTVGHHEAFRYEDPDPKSTFNAHYTEKGEALIFEGLRYPLDRLHITSPYGARIHPITGRRTVHHGIDYGSPKGSPVYAVAAGVVTVSGYDDLSGNKIAIRHRDNTESWYMHLSVRGVNVGAKVAPRQVIGKVGSTGRSTGPHLHLGFKDNRGNWMNPAKKTMIATPKLEGNRMARLKKQVADIRKEIELTLASPAVKVNDTDVMVRMRVLK
- a CDS encoding S41 family peptidase is translated as MGRCRLLSKGFRKVYSLIYTISAFSLACFAMGATACSSDSGTSANELKASSYTKEFLYNYSQLYYLYINKDLYLGKPEDYIDKLDKEQVKLLVQSGYPWDYHDIYYMYAMMNDAFTYYIDPARSVGLMSTWSTSDPKTDAGFTLDSTVIKQKYVIKQVIKKSPADKAGLKAGDEITEIEGTPITNDIVFQRLSIASEGDTITFTIKRDSTTQTIPVEIESYLTPTVETTFEDSIPIIKIKEFTAYTSNDSGTYAEFVEALHETEKYRTTIIDLRNNGGGDMDHCIPMAQEFLSKNDTAIGVIRALPDTIHKKQVIDTLYFFNKTDGIAKDRYFVFLANEKTASCSELMLASVTTNKKYPVIGTTTYGKGIGQSRFFTPSMSLVSITSMKIIDKQKTTYHKYGIAPDFAISDNDLALEKALALAKDQNYIRVAGYGTVNTGHFAKAAVEPDTMPGFYLLPEEYRRFIW